The proteins below come from a single Tenuifilum thalassicum genomic window:
- a CDS encoding porin family protein, with protein MKHHRLFIIALVALQLSFVDTFAQGFKGGVTLGVAATQVDGDTYGGFDKAGPILGFWVERNLVANWFWRANFRFIQKGSFAKIKDSDMTDFYRMKLNYFELPFTFGYQFVNGFSAIAGTSVGYLTKATEENSLGTFPDSDAFSFRKFEIAALAGMEYNYSENWRFGLMLSYSIIPIRPYNDNISYRMDTGQRNRVIEFLVVYRFQ; from the coding sequence ATGAAACACCATAGACTTTTTATCATCGCACTTGTTGCATTGCAACTTTCTTTTGTTGATACCTTTGCTCAGGGTTTTAAGGGCGGTGTAACTCTAGGTGTTGCAGCTACTCAAGTCGATGGCGATACCTATGGTGGCTTTGATAAGGCTGGTCCTATTCTTGGATTTTGGGTAGAGCGAAATTTGGTTGCTAATTGGTTTTGGAGGGCTAATTTTAGATTTATTCAAAAGGGAAGCTTCGCAAAAATCAAAGACTCCGATATGACTGATTTTTATAGAATGAAGCTTAACTACTTTGAGTTACCCTTCACTTTTGGATATCAGTTTGTAAATGGTTTTAGCGCTATTGCTGGCACTTCTGTTGGTTACCTAACAAAAGCAACCGAAGAAAATTCACTTGGAACTTTCCCTGATTCAGATGCTTTTTCGTTTAGGAAGTTTGAAATTGCCGCCCTTGCTGGCATGGAGTATAATTATAGCGAAAATTGGCGATTTGGTCTAATGTTATCTTATTCTATAATCCCAATTAGGCCATATAACGATAACATTTCTTATAGAATGGATACTGGTCAACGTAATAGAGTGATTGAGTTTTTAGTTGTTTATCGGTTTCAATAA
- a CDS encoding SIR2 family NAD-dependent protein deacylase, which yields MRKRLVVLTGAGISAESGIRTFRDMGGLWEEYDVMEVASIEGWQKNPQLVLEFYNQRRRQLKSAKPNAAHLAIANAENDFDIYVITQNVDNLHERAGSSKVMHLHGELTKARPVNNPNNIIDIGYNDIKWGDNIDGYQLRPHVVWFGEDVPMLTEAAKIVQTAEIFAVVGTSLNVYPAAGLLDYAPKGCPIYLIDPNDVNVWRNDVTFIKDKASVGVPAMLKMIKDETP from the coding sequence ATGCGTAAACGATTAGTAGTGCTAACTGGTGCAGGTATTAGTGCAGAGAGTGGAATTAGAACCTTCCGCGATATGGGTGGTTTGTGGGAGGAGTATGATGTTATGGAAGTGGCGAGCATTGAGGGATGGCAAAAAAATCCTCAACTAGTTCTTGAGTTCTATAATCAGCGAAGAAGACAGCTTAAAAGTGCTAAGCCAAATGCTGCACACTTGGCAATAGCCAATGCAGAGAACGACTTTGACATTTATGTGATAACACAGAATGTCGATAATTTGCATGAACGTGCAGGCAGCTCAAAAGTGATGCATTTGCATGGCGAACTGACTAAAGCACGACCAGTAAATAATCCAAATAATATTATCGATATTGGCTACAACGACATAAAATGGGGCGACAATATTGATGGTTATCAATTGCGACCTCATGTGGTATGGTTTGGCGAGGATGTGCCTATGCTTACCGAAGCTGCCAAGATTGTCCAAACCGCAGAAATATTTGCGGTAGTTGGAACATCGTTAAACGTTTATCCTGCTGCAGGTTTGTTGGACTATGCTCCAAAAGGTTGTCCCATATATCTTATTGACCCAAATGATGTTAACGTTTGGCGAAATGATGTTACTTTTATTAAGGATAAAGCATCGGTTGGAGTTCCAGCGATGCTGAAAATGATTAAAGATGAAACACCATAG